Part of the Melopsittacus undulatus isolate bMelUnd1 chromosome Z, bMelUnd1.mat.Z, whole genome shotgun sequence genome is shown below.
CCcctaattttctgctttttgcccTCACTGGGAGAGAAACCCTGGAGGACTCAAATTTCAAATCCACAGTCACAGGTTTTAAAGGCACCTAGGGGCTTTATATGTTCATACTTTTCAGGAACATGAGGTGAAATTACTTGAATGtgcctgttttttttaaaagaaaacctttcagaTACCTTACAAGACTGCTTCTGCACCACCAGCTCATCCAGCTGAATCCCCTGACCAGTCAACATCAGTTCTGAGATATCTTAAAAGCATGCAAAAACAAAGATGACAAGAGAAGCACCCAAAAAGCAGTCATGACAACccaaaaatgttttaagttgAGCCTGCAAGATCAAGAGTCTTATGGACTAGCCTTAGCCTTAGACTTTTTCAGTACTTCACAGGGTCAGgataaaagcaaatataaatgtCAGGATAAGTCAAGCTTTGAGGCGGTGTTTATAACAAGCCCTTGGCTAACTTGAACCTGCAGTTTTCAAGAAGAAATACTGTCTTTGTGATTTATCTTAACTGCACGTGGCAGAGAACTGCTAGAAGTACTTAACTGATGAAGATgtgataaaaagcaaaagaaacttcttttactattattttaacagccttttaatttctttaacttTAGAAATAAGCATTTAACTTCCATCTATATcatgaaggaaaatataaaacataCTTAGATAATGAAAAACATATGACCAATTCATGATCATCTGTGTTGGTTCAGCAGCCTCTACTCTTCGGATATGTTCAAAATTAATAGCAGCCAGTATATCAGGGCTTTCAGAATAACCTATGTAGCAGTTTGACTTATTTGTTAGAGGTAACAGAAACAAGGTAGTGGTGCTCTATAGATGATATATGTAAAAGTAATACAGAATTCTTACCCCTACAACAACAGTAATGTCCATCCAGGCAAGTCAGACATGGAAGAACCATCCTACATGCTTTCTCCCACTTTCACTGTCAActtgtcttatttttatttttgtcatttttattctttcttagtctgaaagaaatttcagttttaaaggcAAACTTCGGGGTTTCCTCTTTGCATGTGACCTTATTTGAACTTCAACATGGGCTACAAATTGGTGATAAGGGTaggatagatagatagatagatagatagatagatagacagacagacatatatgtatgtataagtGTATGTTTTCTAAACTGGTCAGCTCTTCAGTTTAAAATTGACAGGTAAAATTATGCTGCTGAAGTTACCTGGGATGAATTTCTCCCCTCATTTCCAAATGTTAGAGCTGGGGAATACCCATTCAGATTTCACCTGTCTATGCAGAAATGTCGCCTTTGAGACTGTGCCAAACACAGTGGCTGGGCATgttcagcacacagcagctgtCTGCTCTTCTGTGCCTTAAAATGTAGGGAAAACATTTGCAGCATAGCTCAGGAGGAAGAGCCAGAATGGGCAGCTCAATCCATTCAGCACTGACTTATTTTCAGTTCCTGTTCAAGTGGTGGGACCATTTCCCACCCAAGCAGGCTATGCCAGCACCAAGAGCTTTTGGCAAGTCCAACTGCCAGGCTCTCTCACTCTGCTTTAAACTCTCAACTAGAAACAGACTTTTTGCCATTCAGTCTGATAGAGATCACTATATAGCCTCTTAGCAGGACCAAACATGTCCTTCTGAAACTCCTTTTAATCTACAGACAGCAAAACACTTCAGGTCACATTCAGTTGGCTTGAGCTTCTGTGGTTAACTGCATCTAATAGCCTCCACTCAAGGTGCTTTTAGGCACTGTAGTTTCCTCTTGAGAGTCTTCAGGTCTTTCCAGTAAGcataaagctttttaaagctgGAATTTAATACTGTGTAGTCTTGAGTTGGAATCTACAGGTtatgttttggttggttgtacATCTATATATCCTAGCACAGTAATTCTCCTGTGATTTGAAGGGAGATTTAATATTGGCTGCTCTTAGCTTTTCTCTGCTCCAGGACTGACTACTGCTGTCTACCAGGTTCTGCCAAATAGAGTCACCAGGAGAAAATCAATGCTAGATGTTGTCTACACCTACAGTTGGAGGTGGAACATGCCCCTGGAGATTTGCTGACTGTGGACTGTCATCCTTTAGCTTTCCATTAAGGTTTTATGCTACctaaaaaagaacatttttcaagGTGCAGAGTAGGGAATTTCAAAGAAAGTGAGGGATCTTCTCCAGGTCTGAGATATTCAATGTTATTCACTGTGCCCCCCTTGTGTAATGGGACAGTGGTGTGCATGGGAAACCTCTCCTGCCCTGTGCTTGTGAATACCCCTTTGCATCACTTGCCAGCTTAAAAGTTGGAGACTATGTGAGGCCCAATGCAGTCTATGCTGAGATCTGCAGGAGTCTTACTgaattcttttttcccttcatcctGAGCCACTTTTGTGCTGTTTTATGGCATTGATGCTCAGCAGGGGATATATACCCACAGAAAAGGTTGGTTGTTCTTTGcctctctttctgtctttcagtgCCTTGGAGGAGGACATCCATTTTCCAAAAGAAGCTCCCAAAAGAGGCTTATCTGAGGGTCCTCATTTGTGCATTGTTGGGTTTGCAGTCCATGGCAGTGAAACAAACcatggagggatgggatgggcatTTATTTTCACACATGGGAAATGGCTGGGGGGAGAATACAATGGGATGAGActaactctttttcttttagagagAGCTAGAGCAAGTCAGAGTGCAATGAAAATGCTACCCATGGCTTATGGACAGAACAATAATTAATATATTCAGCCAGATATATGGATTAAACCGACATAGGACAATCTCTACCTCTGTAACCCAAATACTTGTTTGAGCTGCTTCCTCCACCCACCTTCTCCCCTCGGATTCTCTCAGCACCTgctgtattaaaaatagaattatacCCTTGAAAACTGATGGATTTAGACTCTGTCACTTTGTCAATGACCTTTAGATTTAAGACTGGCTCCCAGATGACCCCTGCCCCACAGGTCAGTAGTTAAGTCTCCCATTCTCTCCAACTCCTTTCATCACCCAGGCTTCAAAGAACAAAAGTCAAATCTGCTTTGCTCACTCTAGCCATGGTCACTGCATATCATTCACTAGCAGTAAAGAAATTTGTGGGACCCAGTTAGATACTGAAAGATATATTActaaatggttcataaactgtATGCCTCTGAAACACAACAGTCCTGCAGCTTTAACTTCTTGCTCAGAGTCTTAGTGTGCTAAAACAGCTCTGTTTTGCCATTTAATTTGGCTGGCTCAGGAACCCTGTGAGTCTCCCTCTGCTATGCTCATTGCATTCTCCTCCTTCCTGATTTAGACTCAGTACAACCAATAGGGCTGCTGAGTACATGTCTTACCACAAAGTCTTCCTCAGCCacactccagaaaaaaaagaaaagcaccatGCAGGTTTAGGATTCCACTGTGCAAGTTCCAGTGCTAGGCACAGTGTGTTCACATCAGCCAAGATCAAAATCCACTGAATCTCATGCCAAAACCCTGATTGCAGACCTGCCCTTCCTTTAACCACAAGATGGCCATCACTAGGGTTCATGCCCAAGACTACAGTGTCCTTGCAAGACACAGCTGCaacatatttatttccttacCCAACACAAATATCCAAATTCAGTTACACCCTGTGAACACAAAGGAGGTGATACTGAGAAAGAGGACATGATGAACAGCAGTCTGCACAGCAGGCTTTTTTCTGGTGATGCATTTGTTACTTTTAAGGGCAGTATACATTGCACATCTCCTGGCATCAGTTTTGTTAGGTTGTTAGCTGAAGAGTGGTACTTGACTCCTAGCACCCAGTCTCTGAAGAAAGTAATCCTCATCTGACCTGGAATGTGGATGTATATTCTGCTATTGATTCTGTTGGAAATTCCAAGTAAACGGAATATCTCACTGGGATTTCTACATCACAAAGATACCTCACATCCTCTGTGCAGGTTAGGAGTACTGTGGGTTGGAGGGAGCCATGACTCTTTTAACTTCACATCGTGCTTTTTGTATCAGGAGATGCCAAAGATGCTTCTAGAAGATACCATCTTAGCTCGTCTTCCTTGTGATACTAACAGCCATAtcatcccccccaaaaaagaaagaaaaataaaagtgcacAGTAAAGTGCTATTGACACAACTCTATTTAACACTGCTAGTTACAATTAGTTACTCAGTAGGGGCCTTAAGGCTATGGACATTTTTTGTGATTTATACTAAGATTTTGCCACTGCTGCAACACatgtgagatttttttcagcCAGCTCCAAATGACTTCGTACATCTCCATGCCACAGACCACATTATGTCACGGCACAGCACCATGTTAACATGACTATACCATGCTCACTTCCAGAGGAGGCATTCACACACAATCCTGACTGTACAAACTAATTTAGCATTGCCTGCTGTAAGCAGAGGGTCCTTTATAAGGTGGCATTATCTtagtataaatacatattttgaacTTCACATCTGATTTCattatgtttatatataatCTGTTGAGATGATACCTTTCTCAGGCACATATTGCTCAGAAATCCCTGTCTTGGTGTCTCATAGAGCAGTCAGGGCTATGAGAAAACCAATTGagcatgaaactgaaattgTCCCTGTGTCCCAGAGATTATCCCATCTTTTCCTCACAACTTTTGCATCTGTTATCTTAGTGTTTCCTCTCCCAGCCTCGTATTCAATTGGAGATTAAGTTTTTCCCATCAGATGTTAGCCAGAAAGTGCAGCTTTACATCTTGAACTCTGCTCAACTTTGGATGAGTTTTTGTATCTGAGCCTGCACTCCAGTCTAAATCTGTAGGTTGTGCCTATCTGAACATCTCCAGACAATAACAGACTCAGATCAGAgaccaaattaatttttcagggttacttctgctttttaaaatggagtTGGTTAAAATCTTTTGAATGGTGAATATTTGGAAGACAAACCCAACAGTATTGCACAATGAAATTGTATTTATCTGTCTTTTTCAAGAGCTGGTCAAAATCTCCTAAGACTGTAGATTGAAATACAATGTAACTAAAAGGTTTAAGAAATAGTAGTAAACAAAGAATTCCTGTCATTCTTCATCATCTGATAATATTGCTTCTAACATCAAGACTACTGTGTAAGTGCTGGACAGTAGAACGATCCTCTACTGGAAATTACATTGTAATGTTTTTGGTATCCTTTACCAAGTGGTAtgcaaaagtaaaatcaaatttTAGAGAggtttaaaaagacaaatattagttgcttaaataatttatttggaaTATATTAGATGTTAAATAACAACATATAACACAAAATGTGAGCAGTTACACAGTTGTCAGAAATCCACGAAATCCACAAAATCCACAAAATATGAAGAAGAAacttgaccaaaaaaaaaagtctttggtAGATCTAGTGGAATACATGCTGGACATGACAGCAGAGAACTCCTAaactgaaagaacaaagaaagagcTGGTACGAACAATAGCAATAACAAGAAGGAAAGCTTTTTACAATAGAAAATATAACAAGCATATAACACTATAAAATTCCCAGGtgttctttcccctttcctggaCAATAACTCTGCTCACAAGATGTTTTAGCTTGCCTTGGTGACCTGTGTTTCGTAAGATAGCAAGCAACTGATAGACCAAACAGCACCACACTACACCAATAAGTGCTCTGATTTACTTGGACTAATTTATCCTGCTGCAACAGGCAGCAAGTCAACAGAAAGATAGGAGGAGGACTTGGCTCATTACCTTTGAGGAGCTTTGCAGACTCCATTCATCAACATTAAAGTGAGCAAAGGTGGAGAGAAAGCAGTACTGATTTCACAATCTGTGCAAAAGACTCTTAGTGTGTTTCCACTCAGCTGCTCTCCAGTGCAGCCCTCAGCCTTGGCAGCTCACAAAGGCAGGGATAAGCAAACTCAAGATGAGCAGCAtccagaaacaaaatgaaatcacTGTAAAccctttcagtctttttttttttatttttctttggtcAGAATCAGTCCACTGGCATGCCTGTACCTTACAGCACCAGATCTGGATGGGATGAGCTGTGCTCCTGACAGACCTCAGTCTTTGCCAGTGCACAGGACGGTGCAATACACACCTAGCAGAAGTCAGTCCTGGCTTCTTTGGTACACCTGGTGGTGGTGGGGCTTTAAAAGGCAGCTCAGCTTTGGGTGCCAAATCCCCTCATGCAGGAGGGCTGTACATGTTACATGCATAaaccctgtctctgcttcctgaagGCAGCTCATTGTTTCATGAATAAACAGAAACAGTGCAAGAGCATGCCAAGGCACACGTGAGCTCCATTTCTTTACCAGTGGTGAATAGTTGTCTTTTCTAACATTGACAGGTATGTTGGTCCACATAGAAATCAAAAGGCTCTGTGTCAGTGGGAGACGGATCTGACCAGGAAGCAGTTCTACTTAAACCTGGTGTCATTTTCTGTTGCTCTAGGAAGCTTTATAACTTGCATGAGCAGTCCAGGCCTTTGCTGGCACAGGTTATAATTCAATCAGGAAATTAAATTGATATGTGGGCAACAACCCACAATAGTAACCTTTACAAAACCCCTTTTCATCCTGCTTATTGTCTAAAAACCTACAGCATGGTGGCTGTTTTTCCCTAAAGGGGACTGACCCACTGAATCAAGTGGAAGACCCTTACACTAATTTCTTTGTCCTTGCTCCATCAGCCCAGTTGGGATAGTGCCCAGATGGAGGAATCTCAACTACAGCAGGTGAAAGAAGGCGGTTTAAAGGCAGTCAGGTGGGTATGTGGGCAGCATGCTCCTAGTCTTGTCCATGGTCTTGGTATCCCAACTATGCCAGACATCAAACCAGCCTCATGCAGCCCAGCATCGTAGCACCAGGGGTCTTACAGATGACAGCAAGGATGTGTGCAGTTTGGTTCTGCCTCCCATGGCAGCAAAAGCAGGTCTGGTTCAGGAGCTCAATGCCCAAGACCCATGGCACACAGCCCTATGCCAAACGGGCACTGCAATGCACCAGTGGTGCATTCCCAGCACCTTCTGAGAGGCCCAGAcatgttcctgctgcttctgcacccTATCACAGGAAGCGATGCTGCTCCCCTGCTTTTCCATGAAGGTTTTCATGGTGCATCATTGAggcctttctcctctccctcccagaGCAGGATCTCCCTCATTGCTACAGCTTTTGAAGAACAAAGACGTCTAGCCATCAAACTGCTAGATGGGCTTTTAAGGCAGCTGGAGTGTAGCTGATCAGCTTCCTTCACATGCACACTGTCACTGATACAGAGGAGGTTTGCTCTGCCTATTGAGCCCACTGAAACTCATCTATGACTATGtcatcttttatttaaaacagaaatttcatttttgcttttaattctgcttttaatttagtttaataTCATGTTGCTCTGGCACTAGCAATCATTCCAGTCTGATGGAGAAAGATGTAGCCAGGTTCAAGGGCTAGgacttctgtttaaaaaaaggaagactcaAGCTGGAAGTGAGATTCACAGGCTCAAGAGTGAGTGCAATTATCCCCTGGAATCACTGATGGAGGCCTGTGGCAAGTATCACACCTCTCAACATTTTTCACTACCTaagcctgtgtctgtgctggacACATTTGGCAATGCAGTTGTAATTCTTGAGTTCATTAGTGCTTTCTTGATATAGCATGGCAGAATAGAATAATCTTTTTCCCTCCCAGAAACACTGGATGAATTTTTATGGTCTGATTTATGGATTTGATCAGGGCACAAGGCCCTTCTCTCTTGGTCTCTGCTGTGACAGCAGTCAGTCCTTCCAAGTTGACAGGGGCTGCAAGTTGTCTATCTGGTCTTACAGGTTGTTGGCCGACCAAGGATTTCCTTtcctattaaataaaaatgtattacaaATAAAccaataataaatataaataaataatcacaaTCCATAGAGGAGCAACACACAGATTCTGCAAAAAGAGGGGGACTGTCAGACTAATGCAAATATTGCACATTTCATTGTCTGCTAGGGAGATGATGTCTCTGACAAGCACCCTACGATATtgctgctcatggcaggagAGGAGACACAGTTTTCAATCACTGTCAGCTCCTCCATGTTTTGCAAACATGGAGCTTGCTGGAAGAAGCCCAGGATGCTGCCCCGTGCTgccactgctgtctgctgcaggCCTGGTTCTCCCAGAACTTTGACAAGGAAGTTGATATATCTCATAGCTAACCGGAGTGTCTCATTCTTGCTCAGTTTTTTGTCAGGTGGGTGGGTGGGAATGAGCTTCCTCAGCTTGGCAAAGGCGCTGTTGACATTTTGCTGCCTCCATCGCTCCCTGGTGTTGGTGAAGATCTTCCTTGTCATGCTTAACGTcctgcaaagcaaaggagaTGGTGAGTGAATGCTATGTAGCCTCGGCTTTCATACAGGGTGCTGCTCTGAGCCAGCAGTGAGCACAAAGTGGTGGTGCTAGGCATTTCTGATTTTTGCCTTCTGTGGCTGATGTCCTTGTCCTACATATCCTGCACAGATTCACCCTGATTCCTAAAGTCATGTTCCCATTCACAGCCATGATCATTATCATGGCAGCTGCAAACAGACACCAGAGTCTAGTATGGACTTCACAAAGGAGTACATGGAATTTTATATTCTCACACGAGCATTTAATGCTGCTTCTCCAGGTCCTTGAGAGTTCCTCCACAGCAGAAGTCCCAGTCCAAATGCATTAGTCATCCTACTAGGCTGCATAAGGAACATCCAGAAGGTGGAAGGGAAGGCAGGCAGGCTTAGTGCAGAACACATCCATGCTTTCCCAAGCCCCAGCTCACACCTTCTTGGTGTCTGCTCCCAGCTGGCCCTAACTTGGTGACTCCTGGCTGGTTCTAAGATAGGTGAACATTCATCATGGGCTTTCTGTGAGCAGACAGCCAACACTAGTCACTTGTGATTATAGTTATCTCAGGAGTCTTCTCCAGGGAAGCAACAGTCTGGTTCCCTGCCCAGCCCACACTGACTGCTCACTGCTGGTGACAGAGACTCTACAGCCTGATCCTTTCAGGCTTCTGGTTTATCCCCTGAGAGCTGCCCAGAGTAAGCCAGAAATGCCATGAGTGCAAGCTGAAGAGGGAAAGTGTGATTCCTACAAAACTTGCAGGCATCCCAGCCGAAATGCCTACATAGGGGTTACCTGcccatcctgcctggagcagcaggagatgtGGAGCAAAATGAACCCAGTACCCAGAGCAGACCTGGCAACACAAGAGCACTGTGCAATGGGtgcaaagtaattttaaaagccatttacCATAAAGGTTATCAAAAGTGCTTGGGGTTGCCATAACCCTGCTTTTACCACCAttgaaaagccttttctcccacagccctgcaggagACACTCCTCCAtttctgaagctgctttttATGCCAATGGCACAGAGATAGTTGGGGTATGGAaaaaggagctgcagccaggagaCTAAAGGACAAATGTTTCCACTTACCCTCTACGCATGTGAAAACCTCAGCTTTTTATATTCATTGGCAAACCCATCCTTACAGCAATCCCCCAGGGTACTGAGGAGCAGGGGAGATAGCACTCTTTACTCGCAGAAAGAGGAAGCTTTGGGTGACAACACAGCTATGATCCCATGTCATATTAAGCAGCTTCATACCATGCAGGACACTCAGAGTTCACCAAAATACATGTTAATACTCTGGGTGAATAAAGAAATTGCACTGTGACTCAGAGGTTAATTGGGGTGCTGTTGTAGGGAGACAAAACATGCATGGCAGGCAGGCAATTTCTCTCCCAGGTCCTTCAAGACCCAGTCCAGCACTGATTACAAATCACCAGGGAAACACAGTTACAGTGTCATAAATTATATCAGAGGCATGTCCAGAGATCTGGGCAGCTAATACAAATGCACCCACATGTGCTATATATGGCTACACTCGTGCTGCCCATACTTTGCAGGCTCTGCTTGGCTGTAGACTGTACAGAGCTAAGACATTTCTATTTTGATAGAAGTCTGAAATCACTGTCATGCTCAATTGTCTACTCTGCCTTCAGGGGTTGAGAAAATTGTCCTATGAAAATGCTCTGCTTCATGAGTGgcacatttaaaacacaaacactcATACTTCAGGCTGCTGagagtttttaatattttttgtagaCTTACATTGAGACCCATTGCTTGATCTAAATGTGAattatatttctattatttttctttttttaattattctccTACTGCATGTATTACTTTTGGTTTTTGTTACGGGAACAAATCTGCTTGGTGCTTTGCACCTACCTAAAACACCTAGCATGTACCTTTTTGACTTCTATATCAGTggtatgtattttaaacactgtCTTCCAGTGTTCCTCTGTACTGTGGTACATTCACTCCTGAAGGTAGAACTTTTA
Proteins encoded:
- the TAL2 gene encoding T-cell acute lymphocytic leukemia protein 2: MTRKIFTNTRERWRQQNVNSAFAKLRKLIPTHPPDKKLSKNETLRLAMRYINFLVKVLGEPGLQQTAVAARGSILGFFQQAPCLQNMEELTVIENCVSSPAMSSNIVGCLSETSSP